From a region of the Halorubrum sp. BV1 genome:
- a CDS encoding globin-coupled sensor protein, whose translation MGSQGVAIDDDVRATVQGEELLDDLGVDDAEIARRKRHTRFGEDDEARLESIADDLDPVADDIVDDFYEHIGEDPEIAQILDRSSMPMPALVAGQRRYLDRLVAGEYGRDYFADRARVGRLHDLLGLGPAAYLGQYSVYYEELFDVLAERAVAGRGERADADAVSDGGVDAVDGTSGGPNAAAGVADASAAETPTQPDAAEAVETFKREALSVLKAFLLDQQLAIDTYVDSYAAEAEREARQQRELARNVGEQIGEPARALRESTAEVAAESDRIDGLAREQSERMDQLSREANEMTATVEEVAATADEVATTSDDAADIAGEGVAAAEEAADAMDEIEAATAEVRAEMDRLQARVDEIRGVTDVIGDVADQTNLLALNASIEAARAGEAGSGFAVVADEVKSLAQDASDHAADIEETVDEVAESGDSTVAELERTADRVETGTERVDRALDRLAEIEDAVVDASDGVAEVSEAMDSQAASVEEVAAMVDESADSAEAVADGASEIATATGRQRERVAEIADAADDLAE comes from the coding sequence ATGGGCAGTCAGGGTGTGGCCATCGACGACGACGTGCGCGCGACGGTGCAGGGAGAGGAACTCTTGGACGACCTCGGTGTCGACGACGCGGAGATCGCTCGGCGGAAGCGTCATACGCGGTTCGGCGAGGACGACGAAGCGCGGCTCGAATCGATCGCGGACGACCTCGATCCGGTCGCCGACGACATCGTAGACGACTTTTATGAACACATCGGCGAGGACCCCGAGATAGCGCAGATACTCGACCGTTCGTCGATGCCGATGCCGGCGCTCGTCGCGGGGCAGCGCCGTTACCTCGACCGGCTCGTCGCCGGCGAGTACGGTCGCGACTACTTCGCCGACCGCGCCCGCGTCGGGCGGCTGCACGACCTCCTCGGGCTCGGCCCCGCGGCGTACCTCGGACAGTACTCGGTGTACTACGAGGAGCTGTTCGACGTGCTCGCCGAGCGGGCGGTCGCGGGCCGCGGCGAGCGCGCCGACGCCGACGCCGTCAGCGACGGCGGCGTCGACGCTGTGGACGGGACGAGCGGTGGACCGAACGCCGCGGCGGGGGTGGCCGACGCCTCCGCCGCCGAAACGCCGACCCAACCGGACGCCGCCGAGGCGGTCGAGACGTTCAAGCGCGAGGCGCTGTCGGTGCTCAAGGCGTTCTTGCTCGACCAGCAGCTCGCGATCGACACCTACGTCGACTCCTATGCCGCGGAGGCCGAGCGAGAGGCGCGCCAACAGCGCGAACTCGCCCGCAACGTGGGCGAGCAGATCGGCGAGCCGGCGCGAGCGCTCAGAGAGTCGACGGCGGAGGTCGCGGCGGAGAGCGACCGGATCGACGGCCTCGCGCGCGAGCAGTCGGAGCGGATGGACCAGCTCTCACGGGAGGCAAACGAGATGACGGCGACGGTCGAGGAGGTGGCGGCGACGGCGGACGAGGTCGCGACGACGAGCGACGACGCGGCCGATATCGCCGGCGAGGGCGTTGCCGCGGCCGAGGAGGCCGCAGACGCCATGGACGAGATCGAGGCGGCCACGGCGGAGGTGCGCGCGGAGATGGACCGGCTGCAGGCGCGCGTCGACGAGATTCGCGGCGTCACCGACGTGATCGGTGACGTCGCGGACCAGACAAACCTGCTCGCGCTGAACGCCTCTATCGAGGCGGCGCGGGCCGGCGAGGCCGGGTCGGGGTTCGCGGTCGTCGCGGACGAGGTGAAATCGCTCGCGCAGGACGCGAGCGACCACGCGGCCGACATCGAGGAGACCGTCGATGAGGTGGCCGAGAGCGGCGACTCGACGGTCGCCGAGCTCGAACGGACCGCGGACCGCGTCGAGACGGGGACAGAGCGGGTCGACCGCGCGCTCGACCGGCTCGCGGAGATCGAAGACGCGGTCGTCGACGCGTCGGACGGGGTCGCCGAGGTGTCGGAGGCGATGGACTCGCAGGCCGCCTCCGTCGAGGAGGTGGCCGCGATGGTCGACGAGTCGGCCGACTCCGCCGAGGCCGTCGCCGACGGCGCAAGCGAGATCGCAACCGCGACCGGCCGCCAGCGCGAGCGGGTCGCGGAGATCGCTGACGCTGCGGACGACCTCGCCGAGTGA
- the tenA gene encoding thiaminase II, giving the protein MAFSDDLLDAGAEIWAAQLDHPFVTELAAGDLDPVAFRRWLEQDYRYLFDYARTYAVAGAKARDESAMATLLGGADAVLSEELDLHRSFAAKYGVSEADLAETEKTPTCEAYTSFLVRTAHERPVPVAVAALFPCMQGYLDVAEHMAEIAEGDNRYTPFIETYTSEAFRAETAALRDLVDDRAAARPGYRDEMREAFLTSARLELAFWEMAYADEGWAA; this is encoded by the coding sequence ATGGCGTTCAGCGACGATCTGCTCGACGCGGGCGCGGAGATATGGGCCGCACAGCTCGACCATCCGTTCGTCACGGAACTGGCCGCGGGCGACCTCGATCCGGTCGCGTTCCGGCGGTGGCTCGAACAGGACTACCGGTACCTGTTCGACTACGCGCGGACCTACGCCGTGGCGGGCGCGAAGGCGCGAGACGAATCGGCGATGGCGACGCTCTTGGGCGGGGCCGACGCCGTGCTCTCCGAGGAGCTCGACCTCCACCGGTCGTTCGCGGCGAAGTACGGCGTGAGCGAGGCCGACCTCGCGGAGACTGAAAAGACGCCGACCTGCGAGGCGTACACGAGCTTCCTCGTCCGCACGGCTCACGAGCGGCCGGTCCCGGTCGCCGTCGCGGCGCTGTTCCCGTGCATGCAGGGGTACCTCGACGTCGCCGAACACATGGCCGAGATCGCGGAGGGCGACAACCGGTACACGCCGTTCATCGAGACGTACACGAGCGAGGCGTTCCGGGCGGAGACGGCGGCCCTGCGCGATCTGGTCGACGACCGCGCGGCCGCCCGGCCCGGCTACCGCGACGAGATGCGGGAGGCGTTCCTGACGAGCGCCCGCCTCGAACTGGCCTTCTGGGAGATGGCGTACGCCGACGAGGGGTGGGCGGCGTGA
- a CDS encoding MBL fold metallo-hydrolase yields MELTVLGSGSAMPVPDRAQAGYLLTDGDRRLLVDCGEGVLHRLAETDPGYEGVSTVLLTHHHLDHVAALLPLVKARWLAGADHLEVVGPTGTKTLVDGLFDVHEYLDGRIDLSVREVSAARSFSAAGFGVAARETRHSMDGLAYRFSPPSVDAPGETGPLAISGDTEAFAGMASFADGSEVVVHDCSFPDGTDVSNHPNPTELGRAFADADVGRLLLSHLYPHTGGREREMARSVRDAGFSGEVEVARDGLVVEV; encoded by the coding sequence ATGGAACTCACCGTGCTCGGCTCCGGCAGCGCGATGCCGGTCCCGGACCGCGCGCAGGCCGGCTACCTCCTCACCGACGGCGACCGACGGCTGCTCGTCGACTGTGGCGAGGGCGTCCTCCACCGACTCGCGGAGACCGATCCCGGCTACGAGGGGGTCTCGACCGTGCTCTTGACGCACCATCACCTCGACCACGTCGCGGCGCTGTTACCGCTCGTGAAGGCCCGGTGGCTCGCCGGGGCGGACCACCTGGAGGTCGTCGGGCCGACCGGGACGAAAACCCTCGTCGACGGGCTGTTCGACGTCCACGAGTACCTCGACGGTCGGATCGACCTGTCGGTCCGAGAGGTGTCCGCGGCGCGGTCGTTCTCGGCGGCCGGCTTCGGCGTCGCGGCCCGCGAGACCCGCCACTCGATGGACGGCCTCGCCTACCGGTTCTCGCCGCCGAGCGTCGACGCGCCGGGTGAAACCGGACCGCTCGCGATATCGGGCGACACGGAGGCGTTCGCCGGGATGGCGTCGTTCGCCGACGGAAGCGAGGTGGTCGTCCACGACTGCTCGTTCCCCGACGGGACCGACGTGTCGAACCACCCGAACCCGACCGAACTGGGTCGGGCCTTCGCCGACGCCGACGTCGGCCGCCTGCTGCTCTCGCACCTGTATCCGCACACCGGGGGCCGCGAGCGCGAGATGGCACGGAGCGTCAGAGACGCCGGCTTTTCCGGCGAAGTCGAGGTCGCGAGAGACGGACTGGTCGTCGAGGTGTGA
- a CDS encoding sodium:proline symporter: protein MVSTELALAVTVVALGAFTVAGVLHARGRVRTLDDYVTARSTTGPAATTATLVASVMGAWILLAPAEAGAAFGGLPAVLGYAIGSAVPFLLFVPVGLRVRKLLPEGHSLTEFALARYGRSMYALVVAVSIFYMSVFLAAELTGVAAALSLVAEVPQAYTAALIGGFVLLYTAYGGLVASVFTDTLQAIVILPLLAVSFAGAVLALGGAGSLHAAATSADPTLLDPTFGPGVAFGVYVAFAVLGANMLNQGVWQRVYAARDDESVRRGFVVAAVAVIPLVLLAGLFGIASAALGLTADGGASVAFFLLVVEAFPEWVALSVVVLAVLLVASSADTMCNAIASLVTVDLARVVDAEGRTLGRAGRLLTALVAVGAAVVGAQGYSVLALFLTADLVAAAVFVPFLAGLWSTSLSDRGAVAASLVGLAVGIAYFPQFAPALAALPIPTPTPSFLVSFAGATIVSTAATAVAHVVGGEQADLGTLGAEIRRLDSPMTDGGVVAESGDGDVTAEGGDERGTRPTDGDDAAERTDGGVEA from the coding sequence ATGGTCTCGACCGAGCTCGCGCTGGCGGTCACCGTCGTCGCGCTGGGAGCGTTCACCGTAGCGGGCGTGCTCCACGCCCGCGGGCGCGTTCGCACGCTCGACGATTACGTCACTGCGCGGTCGACGACCGGTCCGGCGGCCACGACGGCCACCCTCGTCGCTAGCGTGATGGGCGCGTGGATCCTGCTTGCCCCCGCAGAGGCCGGTGCCGCGTTCGGCGGCCTCCCCGCGGTGCTCGGCTACGCAATCGGGAGCGCGGTGCCGTTCCTGCTTTTCGTCCCCGTCGGCCTGCGCGTCCGGAAGCTGCTCCCCGAGGGCCACTCGCTGACGGAGTTCGCGCTCGCGCGGTACGGGCGCTCGATGTACGCGCTCGTGGTCGCCGTCTCGATCTTCTACATGTCCGTGTTCCTCGCCGCCGAGCTGACCGGCGTGGCGGCCGCGCTCTCGCTCGTCGCCGAGGTGCCACAGGCGTACACTGCGGCGCTTATCGGCGGGTTCGTCCTGCTGTACACTGCGTACGGCGGCCTCGTCGCCAGCGTGTTCACGGACACGCTTCAGGCGATCGTGATCTTGCCGCTTCTGGCGGTGAGCTTCGCCGGAGCGGTCCTCGCGCTCGGCGGGGCGGGGTCGCTCCACGCCGCAGCGACGTCGGCCGACCCGACGCTTCTCGACCCGACGTTCGGACCGGGCGTCGCCTTCGGCGTGTACGTCGCGTTCGCGGTGCTCGGCGCGAACATGCTGAATCAGGGCGTGTGGCAGCGCGTGTACGCCGCGCGCGACGACGAGTCGGTTCGCCGCGGGTTCGTCGTGGCGGCGGTGGCCGTGATCCCGCTGGTGTTGCTCGCGGGGCTGTTCGGGATCGCCTCCGCGGCGCTCGGGCTCACCGCCGACGGCGGCGCGTCGGTCGCCTTCTTCCTCCTCGTGGTCGAGGCGTTCCCGGAGTGGGTGGCGCTGTCCGTCGTCGTCCTCGCGGTGCTTCTCGTCGCCAGCTCCGCCGACACGATGTGTAACGCCATCGCGAGCCTCGTCACCGTCGACCTCGCGCGGGTGGTCGACGCCGAGGGGCGAACGCTCGGTCGCGCCGGTCGCCTGCTCACCGCGCTCGTCGCGGTCGGCGCGGCCGTCGTCGGCGCGCAGGGGTACAGCGTGCTCGCGCTGTTCCTCACCGCGGACCTCGTCGCGGCGGCCGTCTTCGTCCCGTTCCTCGCCGGCCTCTGGTCGACGAGCCTCTCGGACCGCGGCGCGGTCGCCGCCAGCCTCGTCGGGCTGGCGGTCGGCATCGCGTACTTTCCGCAGTTCGCCCCGGCGCTCGCGGCGCTCCCGATTCCGACGCCGACCCCGTCGTTCCTCGTCTCGTTCGCCGGCGCGACGATCGTCTCAACTGCCGCCACCGCGGTCGCTCACGTCGTCGGCGGCGAACAGGCCGATCTCGGAACCCTCGGCGCGGAGATCCGACGACTCGATAGCCCGATGACCGACGGGGGCGTGGTCGCGGAGAGCGGCGACGGCGACGTGACCGCTGAGGGCGGCGACGAGAGAGGCACCAGACCCACCGACGGCGACGACGCGGCCGAGCGGACCGACGGGGGTGTGGAGGCGTGA
- a CDS encoding thiamine-phosphate synthase family protein, with the protein MSLQLPSEIVVERFLPTVRVLLARALDERGFTQQEIADRLGVTQAAVSRYVSGDAAIESRIAEDPHTRRTIETVANGFEAGDIDEYEALAELSALVDELEDRGPICAIHEEEMPALAGLGCDLCVRGDDDRIRAEREVLADVRKAARLFARTEGAARVVPNVGTNVGTALPDATDHADVAAIPGRIYEMDGRVEVPANPEFGASRHVAGTVLAAFGVDPSVRAAINVRTDDALLDAARERGFDPLRVDADYDDRDRRLRERFREDGVRPVVYHEGAFGIEPVTYVLGSTAVDAVRRLADLIPPGR; encoded by the coding sequence ATGTCGCTGCAGCTGCCGAGCGAGATCGTCGTCGAGCGGTTCCTTCCCACCGTTCGCGTGTTACTCGCGCGCGCGCTCGACGAGCGCGGATTCACCCAACAGGAGATCGCCGATCGGCTCGGCGTCACGCAGGCGGCGGTGAGCCGCTACGTGAGCGGCGACGCCGCGATCGAATCGCGGATCGCGGAGGACCCCCACACGCGTCGGACGATCGAGACCGTCGCGAACGGGTTCGAAGCCGGAGATATCGACGAGTACGAGGCGCTCGCGGAGCTGTCGGCGCTGGTCGACGAACTCGAGGACCGAGGACCGATCTGCGCGATACACGAGGAGGAGATGCCGGCGCTCGCCGGGCTCGGCTGCGATCTGTGCGTCCGCGGCGACGACGACCGAATTCGAGCCGAGCGCGAGGTGCTCGCCGACGTCCGGAAGGCCGCGCGGCTGTTCGCCCGAACCGAGGGGGCCGCCCGCGTCGTGCCCAACGTCGGGACGAACGTCGGCACCGCTCTCCCCGACGCGACCGACCACGCGGACGTCGCCGCGATTCCGGGTCGTATCTACGAGATGGACGGCCGCGTCGAGGTCCCGGCGAACCCCGAGTTCGGCGCGTCCCGTCATGTGGCCGGCACCGTCCTCGCGGCATTCGGCGTCGACCCGTCGGTGCGGGCCGCGATCAACGTCCGGACCGACGACGCGCTGCTCGACGCCGCGCGCGAGCGGGGGTTCGATCCGCTCCGGGTGGACGCCGACTACGACGACCGGGACCGACGGCTCCGCGAGCGGTTCCGCGAGGACGGCGTCCGGCCAGTCGTGTACCACGAGGGTGCATTCGGCATCGAACCTGTCACCTACGTGCTCGGATCGACCGCCGTCGACGCGGTCCGGCGGCTCGCCGATCTGATTCCGCCCGGCCGCTAG
- a CDS encoding TenA family protein yields MSDRLTATLRDGVEDEWRAATDHRFTRELGAGTLDGDAFARYVVQDYAVVEELTAAFAVALADAPSADARRRYVAFLDTLTDAENDFFERAFDAHDVPERDRTDPDLAEPTAAFRDLLGRARREGGYAETLAVLVPAEWVYLAWASREATDRPADPLFDEWIELHAAPPFASFVDFLRSELDRVGASLSPRRRERVAELFDRTVSLEVAFFDAAYATEEI; encoded by the coding sequence GTGAGCGACCGCCTCACCGCGACGCTCCGCGACGGGGTCGAAGACGAGTGGCGTGCGGCGACCGACCACCGGTTCACCCGCGAATTGGGAGCCGGAACCCTCGACGGCGACGCGTTCGCGCGATACGTCGTACAGGATTACGCGGTCGTCGAGGAGCTGACCGCGGCGTTCGCCGTCGCGCTCGCAGACGCGCCGTCGGCCGACGCGCGCCGCCGCTACGTCGCGTTCCTCGACACGCTCACCGACGCCGAAAACGACTTTTTCGAGCGCGCGTTCGACGCGCACGACGTTCCGGAGCGAGACCGGACCGACCCGGACCTCGCGGAGCCGACCGCGGCGTTCCGTGACCTGCTCGGCCGCGCCCGCCGCGAGGGGGGATACGCCGAGACGCTGGCCGTGCTCGTGCCCGCGGAGTGGGTCTACCTCGCGTGGGCGAGCCGAGAGGCGACCGACCGACCGGCCGACCCGCTGTTCGACGAGTGGATCGAACTGCACGCCGCGCCGCCGTTCGCGTCGTTCGTCGACTTCCTGCGTTCGGAGCTCGACCGCGTCGGGGCGTCGCTGTCCCCGCGGCGGCGCGAGCGGGTCGCCGAGCTGTTCGATCGAACCGTCTCGCTCGAAGTCGCGTTCTTCGACGCCGCGTACGCGACGGAGGAGATCTGA
- the moaA gene encoding GTP 3',8-cyclase MoaA, with protein MNGPLADDFGREVTGVRISLTDRCNFDCVYCHNEGLGDTRGPMEPSESEMSADDVVRFLEVVEGYGVDSVKFTGGEPMLRQDLEEIIERTPESMEVSMTTNGTFLPGRAADLKAAGLDRVNVSQDALDPDDFAEVTKSGAYEQVLEGVKAAVDAGLDPVKLNMVVFSHTAGYVEEMVEHVADNEGLQLQLIEYMPELTGKPEWNIDIGRVHDWLAAEADRVEHREMHDRKRYFVGEDADGAGGGMVEIVDPVENEEFCANCGRVRVTHEGYLKGCLNRNDDLRSMGEMTREEIAETFEAVVANRVPYYGEYLIENDDGEYEINDAYLGTPPAAD; from the coding sequence ATGAACGGGCCGCTCGCGGACGACTTCGGACGGGAGGTGACAGGGGTGCGGATCTCGCTTACCGACCGGTGTAACTTCGACTGCGTCTACTGTCACAACGAGGGGCTCGGCGACACGCGCGGCCCGATGGAGCCGAGCGAATCGGAGATGAGCGCGGACGACGTGGTTCGATTCCTGGAGGTCGTCGAGGGGTACGGCGTCGACTCCGTGAAGTTCACCGGCGGCGAGCCGATGTTGCGACAGGATCTAGAGGAGATAATCGAGCGCACGCCGGAGTCGATGGAGGTGTCGATGACGACCAACGGGACGTTCCTGCCGGGGCGCGCCGCGGACCTGAAGGCGGCCGGACTCGACCGGGTGAACGTCTCGCAGGACGCGCTCGACCCCGACGACTTCGCCGAGGTGACGAAATCGGGCGCGTACGAGCAGGTGTTAGAAGGCGTGAAAGCCGCCGTCGACGCCGGACTCGACCCCGTAAAGCTCAACATGGTCGTGTTCTCGCACACCGCGGGCTACGTCGAGGAGATGGTCGAGCACGTCGCCGACAACGAGGGACTCCAGCTCCAGCTCATCGAGTACATGCCGGAGCTGACGGGCAAGCCCGAGTGGAACATCGACATCGGGCGCGTCCACGACTGGCTCGCGGCGGAGGCCGACCGCGTCGAGCACCGCGAGATGCACGACCGCAAGCGGTACTTCGTCGGCGAGGACGCTGATGGAGCGGGCGGCGGCATGGTCGAGATCGTCGACCCCGTCGAAAACGAGGAGTTCTGTGCGAACTGCGGCCGCGTGCGCGTCACGCACGAGGGGTACCTGAAGGGGTGTCTCAACCGCAACGACGACCTCCGGTCGATGGGCGAGATGACCCGCGAGGAGATAGCCGAGACGTTCGAGGCGGTCGTCGCGAACCGCGTCCCCTACTACGGCGAGTACCTGATAGAGAACGACGACGGCGAGTACGAGATCAACGACGCGTACCTCGGGACGCCGCCCGCGGCGGACTGA
- a CDS encoding DUF5815 family protein: MSQPRVPGGDENTLELPCGETIGVGDLDLGMREFACDCGETHAVVMDVHPPERFLPDFLVDVLREAIETTSEEMPEFDTPHLLGVVLEEFPDRVVAHDATENADVGYAMAWVTAFDSRRLHEIVVELVVELMEHAVSHADDDEALSAFEAEMVEFDVSEFVDQYRAERDLEAEDPYA, encoded by the coding sequence ATGTCCCAGCCGCGCGTCCCCGGTGGCGATGAGAACACGCTGGAGCTGCCGTGCGGAGAGACGATCGGCGTCGGCGATCTGGATCTCGGGATGCGCGAGTTCGCGTGCGACTGCGGCGAGACGCACGCGGTCGTGATGGACGTCCACCCCCCGGAGCGCTTCCTCCCCGACTTCCTCGTCGACGTGCTCCGCGAGGCGATCGAGACGACGAGCGAAGAGATGCCGGAGTTCGACACGCCGCACCTGCTCGGCGTCGTGTTAGAGGAGTTTCCCGACCGGGTCGTCGCGCACGACGCGACCGAGAACGCCGACGTCGGCTACGCGATGGCGTGGGTGACGGCGTTCGACTCTCGTCGACTCCACGAGATCGTCGTCGAACTCGTTGTCGAACTGATGGAACACGCCGTGAGCCACGCCGACGACGACGAGGCGCTGTCGGCGTTCGAAGCGGAGATGGTCGAGTTCGACGTGAGCGAGTTCGTCGACCAATACCGCGCCGAGCGTGACCTCGAAGCAGAGGACCCGTACGCCTGA